The Epinephelus lanceolatus isolate andai-2023 chromosome 14, ASM4190304v1, whole genome shotgun sequence genome has a window encoding:
- the gpr183a gene encoding G-protein coupled receptor 183-A, with product MGSTAAPVTFTLSSTNNDSNKLTCDTLYAHRNYARVLMPLFYCIVFFVGLFGNCLALHVIRPNLKKINSTTLYSLNLVISDILFTLSLPARIVYYALGFHWPLGEAVCKISGLIFYINTYAGVNFMTCLSVDRFIAVVLPLRFARFRKVSNVRYICVGVWLLVLAQTLPLVGMPMTNKEPDGFITCMEYPNFEKVDHIATILIGAVFLGYVVPVVTILVCYSVLCSKLHFTAKTNHLTEKSGRSRKAIGVICCVSVVFIVCFSPYHIDILQYMIRKLASTPSCADLTAFQVSLHITVCLMNLNSCLDPFIYFFACKGYKRKLRKLLKLQVSMSFSSAARTSPEGSSKDVIDGNKIQLNSSTAGTITERLTDRRYYRDE from the coding sequence ATGGGTTCTACTGCTGCACCTGTGACCTTCACCCTCTCATCCACCAACAATGACTCTAATAAGCTGACCTGTGACACCTTATATGCCCACCGGAACTATGCTAGGGTCCTCATGCCTCTTTTCTACTGCATTGTGTTCTTTGTGGGGCTGTTCGGTAACTGCCTCGCCCTCCACGTTATCCGGCCCAATCTGAAGAAGATCAACTCCACCACCTTGTACTCTCTCAACCTGGTCATCTCTGACATCCTCTTCACCCTCTCTCTGCCGGCGAGGATTGTCTACTATGCTCTGGGCTTCCACTGGCCTCTGGGAGAGGCGGTGTGCAAGATCTCGGGCCTCATCTTCTACATCAACACCTACGCTGGGGTCAATTTCATGACCTGTCTTAGTGTGGACCGTTTCATCGCTGTGGTGCTGCCTCTGCGCTTTGCCCGATTCAGGAAGGTCAGTAACGTGCGCTACATATGTGTTGGTGTGTGGCTGCTGGTCCTAGCGCAGACTCTCCCCCTTGTCGGTATGCCTATGACCAACAAGGAACCCGACGGCTTCATCACCTGTATGGAATACCCCAACTTTGAGAAGGTTGACCACATTGCCACGATACTGATCGGTGCTGTCTTCCTTGGTTATGTCGTGCCTGTGGTGACCATCCTCGTGTGTTACTCTGTCTTATGCTCCAAACTCCACTTCACAGCCAAGACCAACCATTTGACAGAAAAGTCCGGCCGGAGCCGCAAGGCCATCGGCGTGATCTGCTGTGTATCAGTAGTGTTTATCGTCTGTTTCAGCCCCTATCACATTGACATCCTGCAGTACATGATCCGCAAGCTGGCGTCGACCCCCAGCTGTGCCGATCTAACAGCCTTTCAGGTATCGCTGCACATCACCGTGTGTCTGATGAACCTCAACTCCTGTTTGGATCCTTTCATCTACTTCTTTGCCTGTAAAGGCTACAAGAGGAAACTGCGCAAGCTGCTGAAGCTCCAGGTGAGCATGTCCTTCTCCAGCGCGGCGAGGACATCACCTGAGGGCTCCTCTAAGGATGTTATTGACGGCAACAAGATCCAGCTCAACAGTTCTACTGCAGGTACAATCACTGAGAGACTCACAGACAGGAGATATTACCGGGATgagtaa